From a region of the Seleniivibrio woodruffii genome:
- a CDS encoding helix-turn-helix domain-containing protein — MRDLRQERKMSLRDLAKVSGCSISFLSQVERNLVSPTVASLRKISEALGVTITSFFDVAKGEKDSVVVRKNERVTLTSKASKVVYESLKPKGANSVLEPLYHILEKGAYSGSDYNLHVGEEFVYVLHGQVEITLDNKTMLLNEGDSAVYNSNIPHRWRNTYDGETTLLWVNTPPTF; from the coding sequence ATGAGGGACCTGAGACAGGAACGCAAAATGTCTCTCCGTGACTTAGCTAAAGTCAGCGGATGCAGCATATCTTTTCTTTCACAGGTTGAGCGTAACCTTGTTTCGCCCACTGTTGCCAGCCTGCGCAAAATATCGGAAGCGCTGGGAGTTACCATCACCTCTTTCTTTGATGTTGCCAAAGGGGAAAAAGACTCTGTAGTCGTTCGAAAAAACGAACGGGTTACGTTAACTTCCAAGGCATCCAAAGTTGTTTATGAATCCCTTAAACCTAAGGGAGCCAACTCTGTTCTCGAACCGCTTTACCACATCCTTGAAAAAGGTGCGTACAGCGGGAGCGACTACAATCTGCATGTTGGGGAGGAGTTTGTATACGTACTCCACGGTCAGGTGGAGATAACGCTGGACAATAAGACAATGCTTCTTAACGAGGGGGACAGCGCAGTATACAATTCCAACATTCCACATAGATGGAGAAACACTTATGACGGTGAGACCACACTCCTATGGGTCAATACTCCGCCGACTTTTTAA
- a CDS encoding proline dehydrogenase family protein, whose protein sequence is MFNTFIANSMPYMPKAMVGFFAKRYVAGALPEDAFSMTKALNAEGAMGTIDLLGEFTDDINKAKQTVEMYKLVLDNIEKQKLNTNISIKPSAFGILFNEETSTKFMTEVISYAHSKGIFVRIDMENHPYTDYTIDLYLTLSREMPKSCGTVLQACLKRTIDDIKHIADSTEQANIRLCKGIYKEPDEIAYNNRKKVQDNFLECLELLFQKKAYVGIATHDDVLVNGAMELIKKYKLEKHEYEFQMLLGVRSELRKRLLADGHRLRIYTPFGEDWLPYSIRRLKENPAIVGSAIKGILTGGR, encoded by the coding sequence ATGTTTAACACATTCATTGCCAACTCCATGCCTTACATGCCGAAAGCTATGGTCGGGTTCTTTGCGAAAAGATACGTCGCAGGAGCACTGCCTGAGGACGCTTTCAGCATGACCAAAGCTCTCAACGCTGAAGGGGCCATGGGAACTATTGATTTACTCGGGGAGTTTACTGACGACATCAACAAGGCCAAACAAACGGTCGAAATGTACAAGCTTGTACTCGACAACATCGAGAAGCAGAAACTTAACACAAACATATCCATTAAGCCCTCTGCATTCGGAATCCTCTTTAACGAGGAAACATCCACCAAGTTCATGACGGAAGTTATAAGCTATGCACACAGCAAAGGCATCTTTGTCCGCATAGACATGGAAAACCACCCCTACACGGACTACACGATCGATCTTTACCTCACACTCAGCAGGGAAATGCCCAAAAGCTGCGGAACTGTTCTCCAGGCGTGCCTCAAGCGCACCATTGACGATATCAAGCACATCGCAGATTCAACAGAGCAGGCAAACATCCGTCTCTGCAAAGGCATTTACAAAGAGCCAGATGAGATAGCATACAACAACAGAAAGAAAGTTCAGGACAACTTCCTTGAGTGCCTTGAGCTTCTTTTCCAGAAAAAGGCATATGTAGGCATAGCCACACACGACGATGTTCTTGTGAACGGCGCCATGGAACTGATCAAAAAATATAAGCTCGAAAAACACGAATACGAATTCCAGATGCTTCTGGGAGTGCGTTCCGAGCTTCGCAAAAGACTTCTTGCCGATGGACACAGGCTCCGCATCTATACTCCTTTCGGAGAAGACTGGCTGCCTTACAGCATCCGTAGACTGAAAGAAAACCCCGCCATAGTCGGTTCGGCTATCAAAGGCATCCTCACTGGCGGAAGATAA